A part of Proteobacteria bacterium CG1_02_64_396 genomic DNA contains:
- a CDS encoding AAA family ATPase, with product MHRSILSVLEQTGQIILGHDQPVRLAVACLIAGGHLLVEDLPGVGKTTLVQALARSFGLTFQRVQFTSDLLPGDILGVSIFERESQTFQFHPGPIFNQVLLADEINRATPKTQSALLEAMEEGQVSAEGATRPLPRPFFVIATQNPLEQVGTFPLPESQLDRFLMRISLGYPGFAAERALLTGGDRRALLPNLQALATPEGLLAVQDEVGKVHAADPLLDYLQALIGFTRACDLFKVGLSPRAGLAILRAARAWAWLAGRGFVVPEDIQTILPMVAGHRLHTVPGSDFGGQDPIAWWIAQVATP from the coding sequence CTGCATCGCTCGATCCTTTCGGTGTTGGAGCAAACCGGCCAAATCATTCTGGGGCACGACCAGCCGGTTCGGCTGGCGGTCGCCTGTTTGATCGCCGGAGGGCATCTGCTGGTTGAAGATTTGCCGGGGGTGGGCAAAACCACCCTGGTCCAAGCGCTGGCCCGCTCCTTTGGTCTTACGTTTCAACGGGTGCAGTTCACCAGCGATCTGCTGCCGGGCGACATCCTCGGGGTCTCGATCTTCGAACGCGAAAGTCAGACCTTCCAGTTTCACCCCGGCCCGATCTTCAATCAGGTGCTGCTGGCCGACGAGATCAACCGCGCCACCCCCAAAACCCAAAGCGCCCTGCTTGAGGCGATGGAAGAGGGACAGGTCAGCGCCGAGGGGGCAACCCGGCCGCTGCCTCGCCCCTTCTTTGTCATCGCCACCCAAAACCCTCTGGAGCAGGTTGGCACCTTCCCCCTGCCCGAATCGCAGCTCGACCGCTTCTTGATGCGGATTTCGCTGGGCTACCCCGGTTTTGCTGCGGAGCGGGCGTTGCTGACCGGCGGCGACCGCCGCGCCTTGCTTCCCAACCTACAGGCGTTGGCCACCCCCGAGGGGCTGCTGGCGGTGCAAGATGAGGTCGGCAAGGTCCACGCCGCAGATCCCCTGCTCGATTACCTGCAAGCGCTCATTGGCTTCACCCGCGCCTGCGACCTCTTCAAGGTGGGGCTCTCACCCCGGGCGGGGCTGGCCATTCTGCGGGCCGCCCGCGCCTGGGCCTGGCTGGCAGGGCGCGGCTTCGTCGTCCCCGAGGACATCCAGACCATCCTCCCCATGGTGGCAGGACACCGGCTGCACACCGTGCCGGGCAGCGACTTCGGCGGTCAGGATCCCATCGCCTGGTGGATCGCCCAGGTGGCCACCCCTTGA